Proteins encoded together in one Bombiscardovia nodaiensis window:
- a CDS encoding carboxypeptidase: MEFSQAPTPEGNQTQTQVSNSQQQGEKLPEQQEHRTQHSVIIGGRNWEYEATVGTINIDTKEVKPAASIFFSAFTVVDAEGNIDPTRPVTFIYNGGPGSSSTFLMMGSVGPKRINVPDAAPVPGAPYQLVDNDYSLLPYSDLVFIDAAGAGFSQILEKAKKELWSVDGDVKGFSAFIRAYLTRYHRWNSPKYLLGESYGTTRSAALSYRLLQDGVALNGITLLSNILNYAFTFATSDQFYIGYFPTYAAIAKYQGKAGTSVSMAEHLQAARAFANGPLRQALTQGDRLDPITKDQVAQRYAELTGLSKEYVVASDLRVVDFRFRKELLRSEGKIVGRYDARTVGYDMDQTSDDETFVVDDSFLDPAYSSLASAYLRDELGWEGKAERVGFADFDWNSMEPGKGWTWWHQLPEHALSSWGEKVPFPLVTPDLAAALVRQPTLKVLVCNGYFDLATPFGQTEYDFDHMGLPQALRSNIAFSYYPAGHMVYTNPESLEKFAADLQRFYAADAASMPLLNERPAVREA; encoded by the coding sequence ATGGAATTCAGTCAAGCACCCACCCCGGAAGGCAATCAGACACAAACACAGGTCTCAAACAGTCAGCAGCAGGGCGAAAAATTGCCAGAACAGCAGGAGCACAGGACGCAGCACAGCGTTATTATTGGCGGGCGGAACTGGGAGTATGAAGCTACGGTTGGCACCATCAATATTGACACCAAGGAAGTCAAACCTGCTGCATCCATCTTTTTCTCGGCTTTTACTGTGGTCGATGCCGAGGGCAATATAGACCCAACCCGTCCGGTGACGTTCATTTACAACGGCGGCCCGGGTTCCTCCTCGACCTTCCTGATGATGGGCTCGGTGGGCCCCAAGCGCATCAACGTGCCAGATGCTGCGCCAGTTCCCGGTGCCCCCTACCAGCTTGTCGACAACGACTACTCCCTGCTGCCATACTCAGACCTTGTATTCATCGATGCAGCAGGAGCCGGCTTCTCCCAGATTCTTGAGAAAGCCAAGAAGGAACTGTGGTCGGTGGACGGCGACGTGAAAGGCTTCTCCGCCTTCATTCGCGCCTACCTGACCCGCTACCACCGCTGGAACTCCCCCAAGTACCTGCTAGGTGAATCCTACGGCACCACTCGCAGTGCTGCCCTGTCCTACCGCCTCCTGCAAGACGGGGTCGCCTTGAACGGCATCACCCTGCTCTCCAACATCCTCAACTACGCTTTCACCTTCGCTACTTCCGACCAGTTTTACATCGGTTACTTCCCCACCTACGCCGCCATCGCCAAATACCAGGGCAAAGCTGGTACCAGCGTCTCCATGGCCGAGCACTTGCAGGCCGCCCGCGCCTTCGCCAACGGTCCCCTCCGCCAGGCCTTAACCCAGGGCGATCGCCTGGACCCCATCACGAAAGATCAAGTGGCGCAACGCTACGCTGAGCTGACAGGGCTGAGCAAGGAATACGTGGTGGCCTCCGACTTGCGGGTGGTTGATTTCCGCTTCCGCAAGGAGCTCCTGCGCTCTGAGGGCAAGATTGTGGGCCGGTACGACGCACGCACCGTGGGCTACGACATGGACCAGACCAGCGACGACGAAACCTTTGTGGTCGACGATTCCTTCCTGGATCCGGCATACTCCTCCCTGGCATCCGCCTACCTGCGCGACGAGCTGGGCTGGGAGGGCAAGGCCGAGCGCGTGGGCTTCGCTGACTTTGACTGGAATTCAATGGAGCCCGGCAAAGGCTGGACTTGGTGGCATCAGCTGCCTGAGCACGCGCTCTCCTCTTGGGGAGAGAAAGTGCCCTTCCCGCTGGTCACCCCCGACCTGGCAGCCGCGCTCGTTCGGCAGCCGACCTTAAAAGTTCTGGTCTGCAATGGCTATTTTGACCTGGCCACGCCCTTCGGCCAGACCGAGTACGACTTTGACCACATGGGACTGCCCCAGGCGCTCCGCTCCAACATCGCCTTCAGCTACTATCCGGCAGGCCACATGGTCTACACCAACCCGGAGAGTCTAGAAAAATTCGCCGCCGACCTGCAGCGTTTCTATGCCGCAGATGCCGCCTCCATGCCCCTCCTCAACGAGCGGCCAGCCGTTCGTGAAGCCTGA